One genomic region from Salvia hispanica cultivar TCC Black 2014 chromosome 2, UniMelb_Shisp_WGS_1.0, whole genome shotgun sequence encodes:
- the LOC125207785 gene encoding protein terminal ear1-like, with amino-acid sequence MNDPVHPLDPAAQEFFPTAHPQLYYTSYPPPPPMLYPRPPPFAPPPPPPPHSAAPSRTLLLSMVPASVSESTVRRELEVFGDVRSVQMERRREGLVTVHFYDVRAAQAALVAIQDQHMQQQFRLGRHYEAVLTNPAAPVMVPLPPQTALGLISGRVVWAQFVTPVTAGLPEGNNQGTLVVFNLGPGVSASSLQEIFEEFGPVKELRETPHKRFQRFVEFYDVRDSARAMAALTGKQILGKNVLIEFSRPGGHCRKFWKSPPSRNLNPNSNSSRFLPQPQPQPPPQRQGWRGNPSGSDGSSSGSSLHGSLSNLSITTGFEECSNNNNNNNRRIKRSSGSRKDNAPASSSNGASKLGGKPWKGGGNRRGKEHDPRFLINEDTIVESDCRDLRTTVMIKNIPNKYSQKLLLNMLDNHCIHCNEQMTGGDDQPLSSYDFVYLPIDFINKCNVGYGFVNMTSPEATLRLYKAFHHQSWEVFNSRKICQVTYARLQGLDALREHFKNSKFPSEAEEYMPVLFSPPRDGRVLTDPIPITGCTLESPAPSSAASSKGNLSEPHSDEGLNGHHIGNAIYDYDEGEGEGGRSGVCSYDETDM; translated from the exons ATGAACGACCCCGTTCACCCCCTCGACCCCGCCGCTCAGGAATTCTTCCCCACCGCCCACCCTCAGCTTTACTACACCTCCTATCCCCCTCCTCCACCCATGCTCTACCCGCGCCCGCCGCCGTTCgctcctccgcctccgccgccgcctcacTCGGCGGCGCCCTCCCGGACGCTGCTGCTCAGCATGGTGCCGGCGTCCGTGAGCGAATCGACGGTGCGCCGCGAATTGGAGGTGTTCGGCGATGTGCGGTCCGTGCAGATGGAGCGGCGGCGCGAGGGTTTGGTGACGGTGCACTTCTACGACGTGCGAGCCGCGCAGGCGGCGCTGGTGGCGATCCAGGACCAGCACATGCAGCAGCAGTTCCGCCTCGGCCGCCACTACGAGGCCGTGCTCACCAACCCCGCTGCGCCGGTGATGGTGCCCCTCCCCCCGCAGACGGCGCTCGGCCTCATCTCCGGGCGCGTGGTGTGGGCCCAGTTCGTGACTCCGGTCACCGCCGGCCTCCCCGAGGGGAACAATCAAGGAACCCTGGTTGTGTTCAATTTGGGCCCAGGCGTCTCCGCTTCTTCCCTCCAAGAAATTTTCGAAGAATTCG GCCCCGTCAAGGAATTGAGGGAGACGCCACACAAAAGGTTTCAAAGATTCGTGGAGTTTTATGACGTTCGAGATTCCGCAAGAGCCATGGCCGCCTTGACCGGCAAACAAATCCTCGGCAAAAACGTCCTCATCGAATTCAGCCGCCCCGGCGGCCACTGCCGGAAATTCTGGAAATCCCCTCCTTCCAGAAATCTCAATCCAAACTCAAACTCCTCCAGATTTTTGCCTCAGCCTCAGCCTCAGCCTCCGCCACAGCGCCAAGGGTGGAGAGGAAACCCTAGTGGGAGCGATGGGAGCAGCAGCGGATCGTCGCTCCATGGATCGCTCTCGAATCTCTCCATAACTACTGGATTTGAGGAATgctctaataataataataataacaaccGGCGCATTAAAAGGAGTAGTGGCTCGAGGAAAGACAACGCCCCGGCGTCTAGTAGTAACGGGGCTTCCAAGCTTGGAGGCAAGCCGTGGAAAGGCGGCGGGAATCGGCGGGGAAAGGAGCATGATCCCCGCTTTCTGATTAATGAAGATACAATTGTGGAATCGGATTGCAGGGATTTGAGAACCACTGTCATGATCAAGAACATCCCGAACAAGTATAG TCAGAAGCTGCTGCTGAACATGCTGGACAACCACTGCATCCACTGCAACGAACAGATGACCGGCGGCGATGACCAGCCCTTGTCTTCTTATGACTTCGTCTACCTCCCCATTGATTTCAT CAACAAGTGCAATGTGGGGTATGGATTCGTGAACATGACTTCTCCAGAGGCAACATTGAGACTCTACAAAGCCTTCCACCACCAAAGCTGGGAAGTTTTTAACTCCAGAAAGATCTGCCAAGTCACATATGCAAGATTGcag gGACTTGATGCATTGAGAGAGCACTTCAAGAACTCCAAGTTCCCAAGTGAGGCCGAGGAGTACATGCCGGTGCTGTTCTCTCCCCCTCGCGACGGACGGGTGCTGACCGATCCTATCCCGATAACTGGCTGCACCTTGGAGAGCCCAGCTCCATCTTCCGCTGCGAGTTCCAAGGGAAATCTGTCGGAGCCACACAGTGACGAAGGTCTCAACGGCCACCACATTGGCAACGCCATTTATGACTATGACGAGGGCGAGGGCGAGGGCGGCCGCAGTGGTGTTTGCAGTTATGACGAAACTGATATGTGA